The proteins below come from a single Kitasatospora sp. NBC_00315 genomic window:
- a CDS encoding NADP-dependent malic enzyme has translation MAAEIIHPNTQDTIDPVDAVFALHRGGKMEVRATVPVRDADDLSLAYTPGVARVCTAIAEQPELVNDYTWKSNVVAVVTDGTAVLGLGDIGPEASLPVMEGKAILFKQFGGVDAVPIALACTDVDEIVETVVRLAPSFGGVNLEDISAPRCFEIERRLQDALDIPIFHDDQHGTAIVSTAALWNAAKVTGREIGDLRAVISGAGAAGIAIAKMLVAAGIGDVSVCDRRGVVHQGREDLTDVKAEIAAVTNRAGLKGSLADALNGADVFIGVSGGTVPEEAVATMAKGCFIFAMANPNPEIHPEVAHRYAAVVATGRSDFPNQINNVLAFPGIFAGALQVRATRITEGMKLAAAEALAGVVAEELTPQRVIPSPFDERVAPAVTKAVAEAARREGVARR, from the coding sequence GTGGCAGCGGAGATCATCCACCCCAACACCCAGGACACCATCGACCCCGTCGACGCCGTCTTCGCGCTCCACCGCGGCGGCAAGATGGAGGTCAGGGCCACGGTGCCGGTGCGCGACGCGGACGATCTGTCCCTCGCCTACACCCCGGGCGTCGCCCGGGTCTGCACCGCCATCGCCGAGCAGCCCGAGCTGGTGAACGACTACACCTGGAAGTCCAACGTGGTCGCGGTCGTCACCGACGGCACCGCGGTGCTCGGGCTCGGCGACATCGGCCCGGAGGCCTCGCTCCCCGTGATGGAGGGCAAGGCCATCCTGTTCAAGCAGTTCGGCGGCGTGGACGCCGTCCCGATCGCGCTGGCCTGCACGGACGTCGACGAGATCGTCGAGACGGTCGTCCGGCTCGCCCCCTCCTTCGGCGGCGTCAACCTGGAGGACATCTCGGCGCCCCGCTGCTTCGAGATCGAGCGCAGGCTGCAGGACGCCCTGGACATCCCGATCTTCCACGACGACCAGCACGGCACCGCGATCGTCTCCACCGCGGCCCTGTGGAACGCCGCCAAGGTGACCGGTCGTGAGATCGGCGACCTGCGGGCCGTCATCTCCGGCGCCGGCGCGGCCGGCATCGCGATCGCCAAGATGCTGGTGGCGGCCGGCATCGGCGACGTGTCGGTCTGCGACCGTCGCGGCGTGGTGCACCAGGGCCGGGAGGACCTCACCGACGTCAAGGCCGAGATCGCCGCGGTCACCAACCGGGCCGGGCTCAAGGGCTCGCTGGCCGACGCGCTGAACGGCGCGGACGTCTTCATCGGCGTCTCCGGCGGCACCGTGCCGGAGGAGGCCGTCGCCACCATGGCGAAGGGCTGCTTCATCTTCGCGATGGCCAACCCGAACCCGGAGATCCACCCCGAGGTCGCGCACCGGTACGCGGCCGTGGTGGCCACCGGCCGCAGCGACTTCCCGAACCAGATCAACAACGTGCTGGCCTTCCCCGGCATCTTCGCGGGAGCGCTGCAGGTCCGCGCCACCCGGATCACCGAGGGCATGAAGCTGGCCGCCGCCGAGGCCCTGGCGGGAGTCGTGGCCGAGGAGCTGACGCCGCAGAGGGTCATCCCCTCGCCGTTCGACGAGCGGGTGGCCCCGGCCGTCACCAAGGCCGTGGCCGAGGCGGCCCGCCGCGAGGGTGTCGCGCGGCGCTAG
- a CDS encoding ABC transporter substrate-binding protein: MTARTLRTRLLLAGAVLASASLTLTACGSSGSGGSSAGSSGASAGASVAAVTADPKLAALVPADIKAGGKLVVGADASYAPNEFQDDKGTIVGMDVDLANAVAQKLGLKADVQNAGFTAIIPGIGANKYQLGMSSFTDTKEREQTVDMVTYFTAGTASAVKKGNPDKISADDLCGKKIAVQTGTTQADAITDVINPACVKAGKPTVPNNGDKFDLQTDVTNAVVSGRDQVMMADSPVIDYALKQTEGQLEKLGSTTDSAPYGIALAKGSALTPAVQGAVQALIDDGTYKQILQKWGVEAGAVDKAQLNAAVS; the protein is encoded by the coding sequence ATGACCGCCCGTACCCTGCGCACCCGCCTTCTGCTGGCCGGTGCCGTCCTCGCCTCCGCCTCGCTGACCCTGACCGCCTGCGGCAGCAGCGGCTCCGGCGGCAGCAGCGCCGGCTCCAGCGGCGCGAGCGCCGGCGCGAGTGTCGCCGCCGTCACGGCCGACCCCAAGCTGGCCGCCCTGGTGCCCGCCGACATCAAGGCCGGCGGCAAGCTGGTCGTCGGCGCCGACGCCTCCTACGCCCCGAACGAGTTCCAGGACGACAAGGGCACCATCGTCGGCATGGACGTCGACCTGGCCAACGCCGTCGCCCAGAAGCTCGGCCTGAAGGCGGACGTCCAGAACGCCGGCTTCACCGCGATCATCCCGGGCATCGGCGCGAACAAGTACCAGCTCGGGATGAGCTCCTTCACCGACACCAAGGAGCGCGAGCAGACCGTCGACATGGTCACCTACTTCACCGCGGGCACCGCCAGCGCGGTCAAGAAGGGCAACCCGGACAAGATCTCCGCCGACGACCTCTGCGGCAAGAAGATCGCCGTCCAGACCGGCACCACCCAGGCGGACGCGATCACCGACGTGATCAACCCGGCCTGCGTCAAGGCCGGCAAGCCGACCGTCCCGAACAACGGTGACAAGTTCGACCTGCAGACCGACGTCACCAACGCCGTGGTCTCCGGCCGCGACCAGGTCATGATGGCCGACTCCCCGGTCATCGACTACGCGCTCAAGCAGACCGAGGGCCAGCTGGAGAAGCTGGGCTCCACCACCGACTCCGCCCCGTACGGCATCGCGCTGGCCAAGGGCTCCGCGCTCACCCCGGCCGTCCAGGGCGCGGTGCAGGCGCTGATCGACGACGGCACGTACAAGCAGATCCTGCAGAAGTGGGGCGTCGAGGCCGGCGCCGTCGACAAGGCCCAGCTCAACGCTGCCGTCAGCTGA
- a CDS encoding amino acid ABC transporter ATP-binding protein, which translates to MVKAEGVHKSYGLVEVLKGIDLEVRQGEVFCLVGPSGSGKSTFLRCINHLEKVNAGRLWVDGELVGYRQKGDKLYELKDREVAMKRRDIGMVFQRFNLFPHMTAVENVIEAPIQVKGETKAAARERAMALLERVGLAEKAGNYPSQLSGGQQQRVAIARALAMEPKLMLFDEPTSALDPELVGDVLDVMRGLAEDGMTMIVVTHEMGFAREVGDALVFMDGGVVVESGNPREVLTNPQHERTRAFLSKVL; encoded by the coding sequence ATGGTGAAGGCCGAGGGCGTGCACAAGTCCTACGGCCTGGTCGAGGTGCTCAAGGGCATCGACCTGGAGGTCCGGCAGGGCGAGGTGTTCTGCCTGGTCGGCCCGTCCGGCTCGGGCAAGTCGACCTTCCTGCGGTGCATCAATCACCTGGAGAAGGTCAACGCCGGCCGGCTCTGGGTCGACGGCGAGCTGGTCGGCTACCGCCAGAAGGGCGACAAGCTGTACGAGCTCAAGGACCGCGAGGTCGCGATGAAGCGTCGTGACATCGGCATGGTGTTCCAGCGCTTCAACCTCTTCCCGCACATGACCGCCGTCGAGAACGTCATCGAGGCGCCGATCCAGGTCAAGGGCGAGACCAAGGCGGCCGCCCGGGAGCGGGCGATGGCGCTGCTGGAGCGGGTGGGGCTGGCCGAGAAGGCCGGGAACTACCCGTCCCAGCTCTCGGGCGGCCAGCAGCAGCGGGTGGCCATCGCCCGTGCGCTGGCCATGGAGCCCAAGCTGATGCTCTTCGACGAGCCCACCTCGGCGCTCGACCCCGAGCTGGTCGGCGACGTCCTGGACGTCATGCGGGGGCTCGCCGAGGACGGCATGACGATGATCGTCGTCACCCACGAGATGGGCTTCGCCCGCGAGGTCGGCGACGCGCTGGTGTTCATGGACGGCGGCGTGGTGGTCGAGTCGGGCAACCCGCGCGAGGTGCTCACCAATCCGCAGCACGAGCGGACCAGGGCGTTCCTCTCCAAGGTGCTCTGA
- a CDS encoding zinc-binding dehydrogenase, with the protein MFAAYAARIDADDPLSGLEVGELAEPVARPGWSVVTVRAATLNHHDLWSLRGVGLPAERLPMILGCDAAGVDEDGNEVVLHSVIGQSGHGVGPAEPRSILTERYQGTFAQKVAVPTWNLLPKPAELSFAEAACLPTAWLTAYRMLFTNAGVKPGDTVLVQGAGGGVSTALVVLGKAAGLRVWVTGRDGAKRERALGLGADAAFESGARLPERVDAVMETVGAATWSHSVKSLRPGGTIVISGATSGASPKAAELNRIFFLELKVVGSTMGTKEELAGLLALCANGGVRPVIDSVLPLAGARDGFERLARGEVFGKIVLTP; encoded by the coding sequence ATGTTCGCTGCCTACGCTGCACGTATCGACGCCGACGACCCCCTGAGCGGGCTGGAGGTCGGCGAGCTGGCCGAGCCGGTGGCCCGACCCGGCTGGAGCGTGGTGACCGTCCGGGCCGCCACGCTCAACCACCACGACCTCTGGTCCCTGCGCGGGGTCGGCCTGCCCGCCGAGCGGCTGCCGATGATCCTCGGCTGCGACGCGGCCGGCGTCGACGAGGACGGCAACGAGGTGGTCCTGCACTCCGTGATCGGCCAGAGCGGCCACGGCGTGGGTCCGGCCGAGCCGCGCTCCATCCTGACGGAGCGCTACCAGGGCACGTTCGCCCAGAAGGTGGCCGTGCCGACCTGGAACCTGCTGCCCAAGCCCGCGGAGCTCTCCTTCGCCGAGGCGGCCTGCCTGCCCACCGCCTGGCTGACGGCCTACCGGATGCTGTTCACCAACGCCGGGGTGAAGCCCGGCGACACCGTCCTGGTGCAGGGCGCCGGCGGCGGCGTCTCGACGGCGCTGGTGGTGCTCGGCAAGGCCGCCGGCCTGCGGGTCTGGGTCACCGGCCGGGACGGGGCCAAGCGCGAGCGGGCGCTCGGCCTCGGGGCCGACGCCGCGTTCGAGAGCGGTGCCCGGCTGCCCGAGCGGGTGGACGCGGTGATGGAGACGGTCGGCGCGGCCACCTGGTCCCACTCCGTCAAGTCCCTGCGCCCGGGCGGGACGATCGTCATCTCCGGCGCCACCTCGGGCGCCAGCCCGAAGGCAGCCGAACTCAACCGGATCTTCTTCCTGGAGCTCAAGGTGGTCGGTTCGACCATGGGCACCAAGGAGGAGCTGGCCGGGCTGCTGGCGCTCTGCGCCAACGGCGGCGTCCGCCCGGTGATCGACTCGGTGCTGCCGCTGGCCGGGGCCCGGGACGGGTTCGAGCGGCTGGCCAGGGGTGAGGTGTTCGGCAAGATCGTGCTGACGCCCTAG
- a CDS encoding CGNR zinc finger domain-containing protein → MELASYADYAVRLVNSEQPWRGTDELTSVDAVRALFGSPSRAASLADESDLPRLRAARTRLRGVFEAAAEGDEVRGVDLLNSLMVEYPVSPLVSGHDYLDENGRPRWHLHLADNAPTAAANYTAVACMGLAIHLTGLGADRLGICQAAPCRNAYLDTSTNRSRRYCSDRCATRANVAAYRARKRQEALEGEAGTGRTAAVASPAATARG, encoded by the coding sequence GTGGAGCTCGCCTCCTACGCCGACTACGCCGTCCGGCTCGTCAACAGCGAGCAGCCGTGGCGCGGTACCGACGAGCTGACCTCGGTGGACGCCGTCCGGGCCCTGTTCGGCAGCCCCTCGCGCGCCGCCTCGCTGGCCGACGAGTCGGACCTGCCCCGGCTGCGGGCCGCCCGCACCCGGCTGCGCGGCGTCTTCGAGGCGGCCGCCGAGGGGGACGAGGTCCGCGGGGTCGACCTGCTCAACAGCCTGATGGTCGAGTACCCGGTCAGCCCGCTGGTCTCCGGCCACGACTACCTGGACGAGAACGGCCGCCCCCGCTGGCACCTGCACCTCGCCGACAACGCCCCGACCGCGGCCGCCAACTACACGGCGGTCGCCTGCATGGGCCTGGCCATCCATCTGACCGGCCTCGGCGCCGACCGGCTCGGCATCTGTCAGGCCGCGCCCTGCCGCAACGCCTATCTCGACACCTCCACCAACCGGTCGCGCCGCTACTGCTCGGACCGCTGCGCGACCCGCGCCAACGTCGCCGCCTACCGGGCCCGCAAACGGCAGGAGGCGCTGGAGGGCGAGGCCGGTACCGGCCGCACCGCCGCCGTGGCCTCGCCCGCGGCTACCGCTCGGGGCTGA
- a CDS encoding DUF4097 domain-containing protein — translation MSQWTVSEPDRITIDEPVTALHVRIIDGTVNVVAAEGPARLEVTELDGEPLHVTLEDGVLTVTYKDLSWGEFTETVKSVQSVKHFFASLRRKRRAVVSLAVPAGSDVRIGTIAAHATVSGVSGHVAVHGASGGTTLVGLSGRTEANSVSGDVDVQSVSGDLKVKTVSGGITVVAGTADRLSANSVSGAVTLDLDVETPSEIKVNTVSGAVGVRLPSLADAKVEAGTNSGDVSSTFEQLKVNGTWGARKLSGQLGDGKGSLQVTTVSGAVTVLRRPETEDDGPIVVKELPAGPDLTKES, via the coding sequence ATGAGCCAGTGGACGGTCAGCGAGCCTGACAGGATCACCATCGACGAACCGGTCACCGCCCTGCACGTGCGGATCATCGACGGCACCGTGAACGTGGTCGCCGCCGAGGGTCCCGCGCGGCTGGAGGTCACCGAGCTGGACGGCGAGCCGCTGCACGTCACCCTTGAGGACGGCGTGCTGACGGTCACCTACAAGGACCTGAGCTGGGGCGAGTTCACCGAGACGGTGAAGTCGGTCCAGTCCGTCAAGCACTTCTTCGCCTCGCTACGGCGCAAGCGCCGGGCCGTGGTCTCGCTGGCCGTCCCGGCCGGCTCCGACGTGCGGATCGGCACCATCGCGGCGCACGCCACCGTCTCCGGCGTCTCGGGCCACGTCGCCGTGCACGGCGCCAGCGGCGGCACCACCCTGGTCGGCCTCTCCGGCCGTACCGAGGCCAACTCCGTCTCGGGGGACGTCGACGTGCAGTCCGTCTCCGGTGACCTCAAGGTCAAGACCGTCTCCGGCGGGATCACCGTGGTGGCCGGCACCGCCGACCGGCTCTCCGCCAACTCGGTGAGCGGCGCCGTCACCCTCGACCTCGACGTGGAGACCCCCTCCGAGATCAAGGTGAACACGGTCAGCGGCGCGGTGGGCGTGCGGCTGCCCTCGCTGGCCGACGCGAAGGTCGAGGCGGGCACCAACAGCGGCGACGTCTCCAGTACCTTCGAGCAGCTCAAGGTGAACGGCACCTGGGGCGCCAGGAAGCTCTCCGGCCAGCTCGGTGACGGCAAGGGCAGCCTCCAGGTCACCACCGTGTCCGGCGCCGTCACGGTGCTGCGCCGCCCCGAGACCGAGGACGACGGCCCGATCGTGGTCAAGGAGCTCCCGGCCGGGCCCGACCTCACCAAGGAGTCCTGA
- a CDS encoding amino acid ABC transporter permease: protein MNSLHKGPAAPGRPDVIKAVPVRHPGRWVGAAVILLLAAMLIHAVLTVPAFKWDLVGHYLFDSRILHGLVVTLELTALSMVMGVVGGILLAVMRLSPNPLLSGTAWVYIWVFRGTPVLVQLVFWNFLGVLWAKISIGVPFGPAFWSEQTNVLIPTFVAALLGLGLNEAAYMAEIVRGGIQSVDEGQLEASQALGMNRFDAMRRIILPQAMRVIIPPTGNETISMLKTTSLVSVIALEELFRAGQNIYSRNFQSIPLLIVVSLWYLFLTSILTIGQYYIERHYARGSNRSLPPTPVQRLKRLVGGGRPAPEPKAADAAVHGGGEDGGAA from the coding sequence GTGAACTCTCTCCACAAGGGGCCGGCGGCCCCGGGACGGCCTGATGTCATCAAGGCCGTCCCGGTACGCCACCCCGGACGCTGGGTCGGCGCGGCGGTCATCCTGCTGCTCGCGGCCATGCTGATCCACGCCGTTCTGACCGTTCCCGCCTTCAAGTGGGATCTCGTCGGCCACTACCTGTTCGACAGTCGCATCCTGCACGGCCTGGTGGTCACCCTGGAGCTGACCGCCCTGTCCATGGTGATGGGTGTGGTCGGCGGCATTCTGCTCGCCGTGATGCGGCTCTCGCCGAACCCGCTGCTCTCCGGCACGGCCTGGGTCTACATCTGGGTGTTCCGCGGGACTCCCGTGCTGGTCCAGCTGGTGTTCTGGAACTTCCTCGGCGTGCTCTGGGCCAAGATCTCGATCGGCGTCCCGTTCGGCCCGGCCTTCTGGTCCGAGCAGACCAACGTCCTGATCCCGACCTTCGTCGCGGCCCTGCTGGGCCTCGGGCTCAACGAGGCCGCCTACATGGCGGAGATCGTCCGCGGCGGTATCCAGTCGGTGGACGAGGGTCAGCTGGAGGCCTCCCAGGCGCTCGGCATGAACCGCTTCGACGCCATGCGGCGGATCATCCTGCCACAGGCCATGCGCGTGATCATCCCGCCGACCGGCAACGAGACCATCTCGATGTTGAAGACCACCTCGCTGGTCAGCGTCATCGCGCTGGAGGAGCTGTTCCGGGCCGGGCAGAACATCTACTCGCGCAACTTCCAGAGCATCCCGCTGCTGATCGTGGTCAGCCTCTGGTACCTGTTCCTGACCTCGATCCTCACGATCGGGCAGTACTACATCGAGCGGCACTACGCCCGCGGCTCCAACCGCTCCCTGCCGCCGACGCCGGTGCAGCGGCTGAAGAGGCTGGTGGGCGGCGGCCGGCCGGCACCGGAACCGAAGGCCGCGGACGCGGCCGTCCACGGCGGCGGCGAAGACGGAGGTGCGGCATGA
- a CDS encoding ABC transporter substrate-binding protein yields MHHHPHARQHHRRSVQTGAALTVAAALLLAGCAGQGAARTPQDEARAAVPQALRSAGVLRVGTDLNYPPVEFRGPDGKPAGLDPDLANALGDLLGLRVEIVDTPFDKLIPGLNDKQFDIAMSALSDVPQRRDGTDDAGKPTGQAGVDFVDYFIAGTSILVPKGNPKGVRTLEDLCGTTIALQRGTTQDELLGRQAAACARLGKPLQIHRFDSDAEALAEVASGKAVAGFNDYPVAAYAAKTTDGGNRFQVAGAQSQSSPYGIATAKSETALRDVLATALNQLIRNGEYGKILAKWDIADGAAQTAVVNGGL; encoded by the coding sequence TTGCACCACCACCCTCACGCACGACAGCACCACCGCCGGTCCGTGCAGACCGGCGCCGCCCTCACCGTCGCCGCCGCCCTGCTGCTGGCCGGCTGCGCCGGCCAGGGCGCCGCCAGGACCCCCCAGGACGAGGCCAGGGCAGCCGTTCCGCAGGCCCTGCGCAGCGCCGGCGTCCTGCGGGTCGGCACGGACCTGAACTACCCGCCGGTCGAGTTCCGCGGCCCGGACGGGAAGCCGGCCGGCCTCGACCCCGATCTCGCGAACGCGCTCGGCGACCTGCTCGGCCTGCGGGTCGAGATCGTCGACACCCCGTTCGACAAGCTGATACCGGGGCTCAACGACAAGCAGTTCGACATCGCGATGTCCGCGCTCAGCGACGTCCCGCAGCGCCGGGACGGCACCGACGACGCCGGCAAGCCGACCGGACAGGCCGGCGTCGACTTCGTGGACTACTTCATCGCCGGCACCTCGATCCTGGTGCCGAAGGGCAACCCGAAGGGCGTACGGACCCTGGAGGACCTCTGCGGGACCACCATCGCCCTGCAGCGCGGCACCACCCAGGACGAGCTGCTCGGCCGGCAGGCCGCCGCGTGCGCCCGGCTGGGCAAGCCGCTGCAGATCCACCGCTTCGACAGTGACGCCGAGGCGCTCGCCGAGGTCGCCTCCGGCAAGGCGGTGGCCGGCTTCAACGACTACCCGGTGGCGGCCTACGCCGCGAAGACCACCGACGGCGGCAACCGGTTCCAGGTGGCCGGGGCCCAGTCCCAGTCCAGCCCCTACGGAATCGCGACGGCCAAGAGCGAGACGGCCCTGCGGGACGTCCTGGCCACGGCCCTCAACCAGCTGATCCGTAACGGCGAGTACGGCAAGATCCTCGCGAAGTGGGACATCGCCGACGGAGCGGCCCAGACGGCGGTGGTCAACGGCGGCCTGTGA
- a CDS encoding protein kinase, with the protein MTADTPRDAAAPLAPVFQPLLPEDPREVGGYRLFARLGAGGMGRVYLSYTPGGRPVALKVVRPEFAEDFEFRRRFAQEVTNAQRIHGLYTAQVIDSGLDADAPWLVTAYVPGPSLQQVIREHGALPVRTVLLLMGGIAEALQAIHSVEVVHRDLKPANVLIAGDGPRVIDFGIARAADATALTGTGFRIGSPAFMAPEQAQGRAVTPATDVFALGALAAYVAGGTPPFGEGPETAVLYRVVHEPPVLDGVPADLRQLLLRCLAKSPEDRPRPAEIIEIARDHPAVGGQLRFADDWLPQQINTEITRRADLPKTPPTPLPVAAQTPAPPTAAPAVAPPPPATLPAFTPPPAAPPQPRQGFVPPPLGSYGAPQPAHEAPTGPVIPTPPTVQVHQQPSFDTPPPAPVLPDTAAASSQPRRKGVSWKVLLTVALVMAVGGTAGGVALVKQMDKGSGPSDTAGGAGPQSTASSPAASPAEHSPAALPADDGSPSADDAVASDDASASPGPAAGGSASPRKGHYTAVYTDKEGVAPSSSYNFDLLTGKVVSSEVSLSWDLSPSYSHFNWPSGTDAYIARAATLSPEECSAAIDQEPVADLKYDDLPQGKYFCLRNRSNLNVVIVKVLEQGNTSSGAVKLSLSYYRNDG; encoded by the coding sequence ATGACCGCCGACACGCCCCGGGACGCCGCCGCCCCGCTTGCGCCCGTCTTCCAGCCGCTGCTGCCCGAGGATCCGAGAGAGGTCGGGGGCTACCGGCTGTTCGCCCGGCTGGGTGCGGGCGGGATGGGGCGGGTCTACCTGTCGTACACGCCGGGCGGGCGCCCGGTCGCGCTGAAGGTGGTGCGCCCCGAGTTCGCCGAGGACTTCGAGTTCCGGCGCCGCTTCGCCCAGGAGGTCACCAACGCCCAGCGCATCCACGGGCTCTACACCGCCCAGGTGATCGACTCCGGACTGGACGCCGACGCGCCCTGGCTGGTCACCGCGTACGTGCCCGGCCCCTCCCTGCAGCAGGTGATCCGCGAGCACGGCGCACTGCCGGTGCGTACCGTCCTGTTGCTGATGGGCGGCATCGCGGAGGCACTGCAGGCCATCCACAGCGTCGAGGTGGTGCACCGCGACCTCAAGCCCGCCAACGTGCTGATCGCCGGGGACGGCCCCCGGGTGATCGACTTCGGTATCGCCCGCGCCGCCGACGCCACCGCGCTGACCGGCACCGGCTTCCGGATCGGCTCCCCCGCCTTCATGGCCCCCGAGCAGGCCCAGGGCCGGGCGGTCACCCCCGCCACCGACGTGTTCGCGCTCGGCGCGCTCGCCGCGTACGTCGCGGGCGGCACGCCGCCGTTCGGCGAGGGACCGGAGACCGCCGTGCTCTACCGGGTGGTGCACGAGCCGCCGGTGCTGGACGGGGTGCCGGCCGATCTGCGCCAGCTGCTGCTGCGCTGCCTGGCCAAGTCGCCGGAGGACCGCCCCAGGCCGGCCGAGATCATCGAGATCGCCCGCGACCACCCCGCGGTCGGCGGCCAGCTGCGCTTCGCCGACGACTGGCTGCCCCAGCAGATCAACACCGAGATCACCCGTCGGGCGGACCTCCCGAAGACACCCCCGACGCCGCTGCCCGTCGCGGCGCAGACCCCCGCCCCGCCGACGGCGGCCCCCGCCGTCGCACCGCCGCCGCCCGCCACCCTGCCGGCCTTCACGCCCCCGCCGGCCGCCCCGCCGCAGCCCCGGCAGGGCTTCGTCCCGCCGCCGCTCGGCTCCTACGGGGCGCCGCAGCCCGCTCACGAGGCGCCGACCGGCCCGGTGATCCCCACCCCGCCGACCGTGCAGGTGCACCAGCAGCCGTCCTTCGACACCCCGCCGCCGGCGCCGGTGCTGCCGGACACCGCCGCGGCCTCGTCGCAACCCCGTCGCAAGGGGGTGTCCTGGAAGGTGCTGCTGACCGTCGCTCTGGTGATGGCGGTCGGCGGCACGGCCGGCGGTGTGGCCCTGGTCAAGCAGATGGACAAGGGATCCGGGCCGAGCGACACCGCCGGCGGCGCCGGTCCGCAGTCCACGGCGAGCTCCCCGGCCGCCTCTCCCGCCGAGCACTCCCCGGCGGCGCTGCCCGCCGACGACGGCTCCCCGAGCGCGGACGACGCGGTCGCCTCCGACGACGCCTCGGCCTCCCCCGGCCCGGCCGCCGGGGGCTCGGCCTCGCCGCGCAAGGGCCACTACACCGCGGTCTACACCGACAAGGAGGGGGTCGCGCCGAGCAGCAGCTACAACTTCGACCTGCTCACCGGCAAGGTCGTCTCCAGCGAGGTCTCGCTCTCCTGGGACCTCTCGCCCAGCTACAGCCACTTCAACTGGCCGAGCGGCACGGACGCGTACATCGCCCGGGCCGCGACGCTGAGCCCGGAGGAGTGCTCGGCCGCCATCGACCAGGAGCCGGTGGCCGACCTGAAGTACGACGACCTGCCGCAGGGCAAGTACTTCTGCCTGCGCAACCGCAGCAACCTCAACGTGGTGATCGTCAAGGTGCTCGAACAGGGCAACACCAGCTCCGGCGCGGTCAAGCTCTCGCTCAGCTACTACCGCAACGACGGCTGA
- a CDS encoding DUF6104 family protein has translation MYFTDRGIEELASRRGEEEVTFEWLADRLREFVDLNPDFEIPVERLATWLARLDDEDDE, from the coding sequence GTGTACTTCACCGACCGCGGCATCGAGGAGCTGGCGAGCCGGCGCGGCGAGGAGGAGGTCACCTTCGAGTGGCTGGCCGACCGCCTGCGCGAGTTCGTCGACCTCAACCCCGACTTCGAGATCCCGGTCGAGCGGCTGGCCACCTGGCTGGCCCGGCTCGACGACGAGGACGACGAGTAG
- a CDS encoding helix-turn-helix transcriptional regulator has protein sequence MTPVFGHGRLRLYLLKLLDESPRHGYEVIRLLEERFEGLYAPSAGTVYPRLAKLEKEGLVSHSTEGGRKVYRLTDAGRAELASRQGEIAELEVEIRDSVAQLAGAIREDVRDSAKDLREELWGAARQAPRAEPSAGGDPWAGPWGDKDAWQRAKEEFAQFKTHAKEQAKRAKEQEKAAKAKAKAAEEEARRLREQSRAARTAAQQEALRIKRRVEQQVREHAARGDWPTGLAEGLSELTKGLAGLADAARWGHPTTSAPADDEEIRVTRIDLDKDGPAADGRPAADLPAWTATDPAGEPARELERLLDRFRDQVRDAARDGGVTAEQLAGSRSALAAAAERLRRLLG, from the coding sequence ATGACCCCCGTCTTCGGCCACGGCCGGCTCCGGCTCTACCTGCTCAAGCTGCTGGACGAGTCCCCGCGGCACGGCTACGAGGTGATCCGCCTGCTGGAGGAGCGGTTCGAGGGCCTGTACGCGCCCTCGGCCGGCACCGTCTACCCGCGGCTCGCCAAGCTGGAGAAGGAGGGCCTGGTCAGCCACAGCACCGAGGGCGGACGCAAGGTCTACCGGCTCACCGACGCGGGCCGCGCCGAGCTGGCCTCCCGCCAGGGCGAGATCGCCGAGCTGGAGGTCGAGATCCGGGATTCGGTGGCCCAGCTGGCCGGTGCCATCCGTGAGGACGTCCGGGACAGCGCCAAGGACCTGCGCGAGGAGCTCTGGGGTGCGGCCCGGCAGGCACCCCGGGCGGAGCCCTCGGCCGGCGGGGACCCGTGGGCCGGACCGTGGGGCGACAAGGACGCCTGGCAGCGCGCCAAGGAGGAGTTCGCCCAGTTCAAGACGCATGCCAAGGAGCAGGCCAAGCGCGCCAAGGAGCAGGAGAAGGCCGCCAAGGCCAAGGCGAAGGCCGCCGAGGAGGAGGCCCGCCGGCTGCGCGAGCAGTCCCGGGCCGCGCGCACCGCCGCCCAGCAGGAGGCGCTGCGGATCAAGCGGCGGGTCGAGCAGCAGGTCCGCGAGCACGCCGCGCGCGGCGACTGGCCGACCGGGCTGGCCGAGGGTCTCTCCGAACTGACGAAGGGCCTGGCCGGGCTGGCGGACGCCGCCAGGTGGGGCCACCCGACCACGTCCGCGCCGGCCGACGACGAGGAGATCCGGGTCACCCGGATCGACCTCGACAAGGACGGCCCCGCGGCGGACGGGCGACCGGCCGCCGACCTCCCCGCCTGGACGGCGACCGACCCCGCGGGCGAGCCCGCCCGGGAGCTGGAGCGCCTGCTCGACCGCTTCCGCGACCAGGTCAGGGACGCCGCCCGGGACGGCGGTGTGACGGCCGAACAGCTGGCCGGCTCCCGCTCCGCCCTCGCGGCGGCGGCCGAGCGGCTGCGCCGGCTGCTGGGCTGA